The following proteins are encoded in a genomic region of Macadamia integrifolia cultivar HAES 741 unplaced genomic scaffold, SCU_Mint_v3 scaffold933, whole genome shotgun sequence:
- the LOC122070477 gene encoding phosphoglycerate kinase, cytosolic-like: MATKKSVGSLKEEDLKGKRVFVRVDLNVPLDENLNITDDTRVRATVPTIKYLMGHGAKVILASHLGRPKGVTPKYSLKPLVPRLSELLGVKVEMVNDCIGEEVQKMVAAFPDGGVLLLENVRFYKEEEKNDPEFAKKLAALADLYVNDAFGTAHRAHASTEGVAKYLKPAVAGFLMQKELDYLVGAVSNPKRPFAAIVGGAKVSTKIGVIESLFEKVNILVLGGGMIFTFYKAQGYSVGSSLVEEDKLDLATSLLEKAKSKGVSVLLPTDVVVANKFAADADSKVVPASTIPDGWMGLDIGPDSIKSFCEVLDTTQTVIWNGPMGVFEFEKFAAGTEATAKKLAELTGKGVTTIIGGGDSVAAVEKAGLTDKMSHISTGGGASLELLEGKPLPGVLALDDA, from the exons ATGGCGACCAAGAAGAGTGTGGGTTCTCTGAAGGAGGAAGATTTGAAGGGGAAGAGGGTATTTGTTAGGGTTGATCTTAATGTTCCTTTGGATGAAAACTTGAATATCACTGATGATACCAGGGTCAGGGCTACTGTTCCCACGATCAAGTACTTGATGGGTCATGGTGCTAAGGTTATCCTTGCAAGTCATCTG GGACGACCCAAGGGTGTGACACCCAAGTACAGCTTGAAGCCTCTTGTTCCTAGATTATCCGAGCTCCTTGGAGTCAAG GTGGAGATGGTTAATGATTGTATTGGTGAGGAAGTTCAGAAGATGGTGGCTGCCTTCCCTGATGGAGGTGTTCTCCTCTTAGAGAATGTTAGGTTCtacaaggaggaagagaaaaatgaCCCTGAGTTTGCAAAGAAGCTCGCGGCTCTTGCAGACCTCTATGTGAATGATGCATTTGGCACTGCTCACAGAGCCCATGCTTCCACTGAGGGAGTTGCAAAGTACTTAAAGCCCGCAGTCGCTGGATTCCTTATGCAGAAG gaaCTTGACTATCTTGTTGGAGCTGTGTCAAATCCCAAGAGACCGTTTGCTGCTATTGTAGGTGGCGCAAAAGTATCAACCAAGATTGGGGTTATTGAGTCCTTGTTTGAGAAGGTTAATATCCTTGTGCTTGGTGGAGGAATGATATTCACATTCTACAAAGCCCAAGGATACTCCGTTGGATCCTCCCTTGTGGAGGAAGACAAGCTTGATCTTGCAACATCACTTCTTGAGAAGGCCAAATCCAAAGGTGTGTCTGTTTTGCTGCCTACCGATGTGGTTGTTGCCAACAAGTTTGCTGCCGATGCTGATAGCAAG GTTGTGCCAGCATCTACCATCCCAGATGGTTGGATGGGGTTGGACATTGGACCTGATTCCATCAAGTCATTCTGTGAAGTTTTGGATACTACCCAAACTGTCATTTGGAATGGACCAATGGGCGTGTTTGAGTTTGAGAAGTTTGCTGCTGGAACAGAG GCAACCGCTAAGAAGTTGGCTGAACTCACTGGAAAGGGTGTAACAACAATCATTGGAGGTGGTGATTCAGTTGCTGCTGTAGAAAAGGCAGGACTTACAGACAAGATGAGCCACATCTCGACAGGAGGTGGTGCCAGCTTGGAGCTGCTTGAGGGCAAACCACTTCCTGGAGTTCTTGCCCTTGATGATGC